In Pseudophryne corroboree isolate aPseCor3 chromosome 3, aPseCor3.hap2, whole genome shotgun sequence, a genomic segment contains:
- the LOC135054738 gene encoding oocyte zinc finger protein XlCOF29-like isoform X2: MKKFEISLKSYEIGEENMMEKDRTHVAYKILNLTLEIIYLLTGEDYTVIKKSGELLSVKLSDHARMSGGLSRTQSPITVSPPHSLIRENHNDQKVLELTNKIIQLLTGEV, encoded by the exons ATGAAGAAATTTGAAATATCACTAAAAAGTTATGAGATCGGTGAAGAGAATATGATGGAGAAAGACAGGACTCATGTAGCTTACAAGATATTAAacctcaccctggagatcatctacctgctgacgggagag GATTATACAGTTATAAAGAAGTCTGGAGAGCTTCTGTCTGTGAAACTCAGCGACCACGCCCgcatgtcaggaggactgagcaggacccagagccccatcactgtGTCTCCACCTCACTCCCTGATACGTGAAAATCACAATGACCAAAaggtcctggaactcaccaacaagatcattcagctgctgactggagag